In a single window of the Salvelinus alpinus chromosome 15, SLU_Salpinus.1, whole genome shotgun sequence genome:
- the LOC139539289 gene encoding neurotensin/neuromedin N-like produces MQAQLPCVLLLCLTCGVLCSDVDQEQRAIEEELLNSLFTSKMKQGAPYWRVSLVNVCRMVNSLMNSLSWREQEEYNSEEELWERLASLPEPLDKLLDLQQICRVLQPREVLDDSRENLDADQNSDNPLKRKSPYIFKRQVKNTKARRPYILKRSTLY; encoded by the exons ATGCAGGCACAGCTGCCGTGTGTGCTTCTCCTCTGTTTGACGTGTGGCGTATTATGTTCAG ATGTTGACCAGGAACAGCGGGCAATAGAGGAGGAGCTGTTGAACAGTCTCTTCACTTCAAAG ATGAAACAGGGCGCCCCCTACTGGCGTGTGTCCCTGGTGAATGTGTGCAGGATGGTGAACAGCCTGATGAACAGCCTGTCGTGGAGAGAACAGGAGGAGTATAACTCTGAGGAGGAGCTGTGGGAGAGACTGGCCTCCCTTCCTGAGCCCCTGGACAAGCTTCTAGACCTACAGCAGATCTGCAGAGTGCTGCAGCCCCGAGAG GTGCTTGACGACTCACGAGAGAACTTAGACGCCGATCAAAACAGTGACAACCCGCTCAAAAGGAAATCACCGTATATTTTTAAGAGGCAGGTGAAAAACACCAAAGCTCGGAGGCCGTACATATTGAAGCGGAGTACATTGTACTGA